In Thermodesulfobium sp. 4217-1, a single genomic region encodes these proteins:
- the rpsS gene encoding 30S ribosomal protein S19: MGRSSKKGPYVHPKLLKKVDAMNKTGEKKVIKVWARASVIIPEMVGHTFAIHNGKKHVPIYLTEAMVGHRLGEFVPTRTFKGHPGHSTERS; this comes from the coding sequence ATGGGGCGTTCAAGTAAAAAAGGTCCTTATGTCCATCCAAAGCTTTTGAAGAAAGTGGATGCGATGAATAAAACAGGAGAAAAAAAAGTTATTAAAGTTTGGGCAAGAGCATCTGTGATTATTCCTGAGATGGTTGGCCATACTTTTGCAATACATAATGGGAAAAAACACGTTCCAATTTATCTGACTGAGGCTATGGTTGGCCACCGTTTGGGAGAATTTGTTCCAACAAGGACTTTTAAGGGTCATCCTGGCCATAGCACAGAGCGTTCTTGA